A window from Glandiceps talaboti chromosome 15, keGlaTala1.1, whole genome shotgun sequence encodes these proteins:
- the LOC144446555 gene encoding uncharacterized protein LOC144446555 isoform X2, with product MASLQYEPGDEQDRELAREWGYHLDSDVIKRGLELEKEYKTLHDVYATSNPAGSTFMVDDVDISKEKLPTTSSAKSVVSRLNQKIESCFHGNANIVSQGQLHGLVEAVHEAYHNHYPLVLSPDMIWLCIMQGLSTHINKHTKKLRKKFVRHDGKKEIKVRRDDFVKGSATNPWPEVFTEFSGKIKDEIGEKTYSLITPDFTTTGPLEKAVTDIVLMEAMKSFFDYKLFSLCGIPSITLEGTTEDWMAIRDKTAQLKQYDLKWWTDTLLPVLDQFVSASKGEVNRSFWSNIYKYDGVSGGPYVSGWITTLFPYDSDNRRTKKFTKWPTKPRRGKMSTNDFPKGLSAAPFTWEYIGEEFRMRFIGGFMGVSQDQESLALRPELGWAVVENTNAKYEKKPPFI from the exons GGGGATGAACAAGACAGGGAGCTTGCTAGAGAATGGGGATATCATTTAgacagtgacgtcataaagagagGACTTGAACTTGAGAAAGAATACAAGACTTTACATGATGTGTATGCTACTTCAAACCCAGCAG gaTCAACTTTTATGGTTGATGATGTGGACATTTCCAAAGAAAAGCTCCCAACAACATCGTCTGCTAAAAGTGTAGTAAGCCGTCTCAATCAGAAAATTGAaagttgtttccatggtaatgcaAATATTGTGAGTCAAGGTCAATTACATGGTTTGGTAGAAGCTGTCCATGAGGCTTACCATAATCATTATCCTCTTGTGTTGAGTCCTGATATGatctggctgtgtatcatgcaAGGGTTGTCTACACATATCAATAAACATACTAAGAAATTAAGAAAGAAGTTTGTACGACATGATGGGAAGAAAGAGATAAAAGTTAGACGAGATGATTTCGTGAAGGGTTCAGCCACCAATCCTTGGCCTGAGGTCTTTACTGAATTCTCTGGCAAGATCAAAGATGAAATTGGAGAGAAGACCTACAGTTTGATTACTCCTGATTTCACTACCACTGGTCCATTGGAGAAGGCAGTCACTGATATCGTCTTAATGGAAGCGATGAAGTCTTTCTTTGATTACAAACTTTTTAGTCTGTGTGGTATACCTTCTATTACATTGGAAGGTACAACTGAAGATTGGATGGCTATAAGGGACAAGACTGCACAATTAAAACAATATGATCTCAAATGGTGGACAGATACACTATTACCAGTTTTGGATCAATTTGTCAGTGCATCAAAGGGAGAGGTGAACAGATCTTTCTGGTCAAACATTTACAAG TATGATGGTGTATCAGGAGGACCTTATGTGTCTGGATGGATCACAACTTTGTTTCCATACGACAGTGACAACAGGCGAACTAAAAAGTTCACCAAGTGGCCAACTAAGCCACGACGTGGAAAAATGTCTACAAATGACTTTCCCAAGGGTTTGTCTGCAGCCCCATTCACATGGGAATACATTGGTGAGGAATTCAGGATGAGGTTCATCGGTGGCTTCATGGGTGTTTCCCAAGATCAAGAATCGTTGGCTCTGAGACCCGAGTTAGGTTGGGCTGTGGTTGAAAACACAAATGCCAAATATGAAAAGAAGCCACCCTTTATTTAA